From the Malaclemys terrapin pileata isolate rMalTer1 chromosome 13, rMalTer1.hap1, whole genome shotgun sequence genome, one window contains:
- the LOC128847840 gene encoding olfactory receptor 14A16-like, translating to MSNQTTVTEFLLLRFSDVRELQILHFVVFLVIYLVALVGNLLIFMAIAFDHHLHTPMYFFLMNLSILDIGSISVTVPKSMANSLMNTKSISYAGCVAQVFFLFFLLRADFSLLTIMAYDRYVAICQPLHYDTMMNSTACVQMAASAWITGILFSVLHTGNSFALTFCGGNMVDQFFCEIPQLLKLSCSDSYLSEFGVLAFSACLLLGCFVFMIVSYVQLFKSVLRIPSEQGRHKAFSTCLPHLTVVSLFVCTGAFAYLKPTSSSPSALDLVAAVLYSVLPPIMNPIIYSLRNKEMKAALRRLTGCR from the coding sequence atgtccaaccaaaccaccgtgaccgagttccttctcctcagattctctgatgttcgggagctgcagattttgcactttgtgGTGTTTCTTGTGATTTACCTTGTAGCCCTGGTGGGGAATCTTCTTATCTTCATGGCCATAGCCTTTGAccaccaccttcacacccccatgtacttcttcctgatgaatctgtccatcctagacattggctccatctctgtcaccGTCCCCAAATCCATGGCAAACTCCCTCATGAACACCAAGTCCATATCCTATGCTGGATGTGTTGCCCAagtctttttcctcttcttcttgTTGAGAGCAGATTTTTCCCTTCTCACCATCATGGCATACGATCGATATGTtgccatctgccaaccactgcactatgacaCAATGATGAACAGCacagcttgtgtccaaatggcagctaGTGCCTGGATCACCGGGATTCTCTTCTCTGTACTACACACCGGGAACTCGTTTGCATTGACCTTCTGTGGAGGCaacatggtggatcagttcttctgtgagatCCCCCAGCTACTCAAGCTCTCCTGCTCTGACTCATATCTGAGTGAATTTGGGGTTCTTGCATTCAGTGCATGTTTACTCTTAGGCTGCTTTGTTTTTATGATTGTGTCATATGTTCAGCTCTTCAAATCAGTGCTCAGAATCccatctgagcagggccggcataaagccttctccacctgccttcctcacctcactgtggtctccttgtttgtttgcactggggcctttgcctacctgaaacccacctccagctccccatCTGCTCTGGATCTTGTGGCGGCTGTTCTCTATTCCGTATTGCCACCAATCATGAATCCAAttatctacagcctgaggaacaaggagatgaAAGCTGCCCTGAGGAGACTGACTGGGTGTAGGTAA